GTATAAGAAGCCGGCAGCGACAGCGGACCCTATAACACCGGAGACGTTCGGCCCCATAGCGTGCATGAGCAGGAAGTTCGACGGGTTCGCCTTCTGGCCCTCGACCTGCGAGACGCGCGCCGCCATCGGAACGGCGGAAACGCCCGCGGAGCCGATCAGCGGGTTGATCTTGCCGCCGCTGACGACGTACATCAGCTTGCCGAGCAGGAGGCCGCCGACGGTGGAGAAGCAGAACGCGAAGAGGCCGAGGCCGATGATCTTGAGCGTGTCGAGCTTCAGGAAGTTGCTCGCGACGGCGGTCGCGCCGACGGAGACGCCGAGGAAGATCGTGACGATGTTCATCAGCGCGTTCTGCGCGGTGTCGGAGAGGCGGTCGGTGACGCCGCACTCCTTAAGCAGGTTGCCGAGCATCAGGCAGCCGAGCAGCGGCGCGACGGACGGCAGTATCAGGCAGGTAACTATCGTTACGATTATCGGGAAGAGTATCTTCTGGGTCTTGGAGACGGGGCGGAGCTGCTCCATCTTGACCTCGCGCTCCTTCTTGGTCGTCAGCGCGCGCATTATCGGCGGCTGGATCAGCGGGATCAGCGCCATATACGAGTACGCCGCGACCGCGATGGGCGCAAGCAGCTCCGGTTTCAGCGATTTCGTAAGCCATATCGCCGTAGGGCCGTCCGCGCCGCCGATGATGCCTATCGAAGCCGCGCCCTGCGCGTCGAAGCCGAGGATTATCGCGAGCGCGAAGGCGACGTAGATGCCGAACTGCGCGGCCGCGCCGAGCAGCATCGACTTCGGATTCGCAATCATCGGACCGAAGTCGGTCATCGCGCCGACGCCGAGGAATATCAGCGAGGGGTAGACGCCCGTCTTGACGCCGATGTAGAGTATGTCGAGCACGCCGCCGTGGCGGAGCACCTCGCCGTAGTTGATGTCGGTGACGTTCCACCAGTCAGCGTGGAAAACGCCGCCGAGCGGAAGGTTTGTAAGAAGCATGCCGAACGCGATGCCGACGAGCAGCAGCGGCTCAAACTTCTTCTTTATTCCGAGGTAAAGCAGCACGCAGGAAATGGCTATCATCACCACGGAACGCCAGTCGATATTGGCGATCAGCTGGTAAATGCCGGAGCTCTTCGCCAACTCGACGAAAGTGTCGAGAATGTTCAAAGCGCTACCCCCTTAACCCAGCGTAACGAGCGGATCGCCGCTGTTGACAGAAGCGCCCTTGGAGGTTATCACCTGCGCGACGACGCCGTCGCGGGGCGCCATGACCTCGTTTTCCATCTTCATCGCCTCGATGACGACGAGCACCTGCCCCTTC
This sequence is a window from Clostridia bacterium. Protein-coding genes within it:
- a CDS encoding sodium ion-translocating decarboxylase subunit beta → MIAISCVLLYLGIKKKFEPLLLVGIAFGMLLTNLPLGGVFHADWWNVTDINYGEVLRHGGVLDILYIGVKTGVYPSLIFLGVGAMTDFGPMIANPKSMLLGAAAQFGIYVAFALAIILGFDAQGAASIGIIGGADGPTAIWLTKSLKPELLAPIAVAAYSYMALIPLIQPPIMRALTTKKEREVKMEQLRPVSKTQKILFPIIVTIVTCLILPSVAPLLGCLMLGNLLKECGVTDRLSDTAQNALMNIVTIFLGVSVGATAVASNFLKLDTLKIIGLGLFAFCFSTVGGLLLGKLMYVVSGGKINPLIGSAGVSAVPMAARVSQVEGQKANPSNFLLMHAMGPNVSGVIGSAVAAGFLYALFA